One genomic window of Nicotiana sylvestris chromosome 10, ASM39365v2, whole genome shotgun sequence includes the following:
- the LOC138879975 gene encoding uncharacterized protein — MDTIDKEKTSFITDRGTYCYKVLPAKMFQEHLGNTMEVYIDDMLVKTQHSGDHISHVSDAFQILRKFNMKLNLEKCAFGIASGTQKFEDILIKSTTARKIKGWGKTAHLHCHLRSSGKCCFSPRGPSQEVQLEAEKELQVLNGANPGIWTLFVDGSSNIKGAGLGIVLVPPTGETIRQAIKSHSIINNEAEYEAVIAGLELARELHINQIVIKSDSQLVVALIARDKNVEADALANLASAADVASNENASVIHLFHSVIDPDKNENGIVPEDKRKAHALRKKAARYCLKQGNLYRKMFGGPLARCLGPSHTEYVMREIHEGHCGNHAGGRSLSRSFNSNRDKRAKYKIYTSVRRVNNEEMRINLDLLEGKREAALIRMTAQKQVIERYYNRKARLRFFKIGDFMLKKVFQSMKAANAGKLSPTWEGPYRIHDITAKGAYELETMDGKILPSHWNVVHLKRYYF, encoded by the exons atggatacgatagataaagaaaaaacttccttcataactgacagggggacttactgttataaagtattGCCTgctaaaatgtttcaagaacatttggggaacactatggaagtttatatagatgatatgctcgtcaaaactcaACATTCAGGGGATCATATATCACACGTGTCTGATGCATTTCagattttgcgaaaatttaatatgaaattaaatcttgagaagtgtgcattcggtattgcatcag gcactcaaaaatttgaagatatacttatcaaatccaccactGCTCGCAAAATCAAAGGTTGGGGAAAGACTGCTCATCTACATTGCCAtctcagaagtagcggtaagtgttgttttagtccgagaggaccaag CCAAGAggtgcaattagaagcagaaaaagaattgcaggtgctcaatggagctaacccaggAATTTGGACATTATTTGTTGATGGTTCATCTAACATAAAGGGTGCAGGCTTAGGGAtcgttttggtaccacctacgggtgaaaccattcgacaagccattaaAAGTCATTCTATAattaacaatgaggcagagtatgaggcagtgattgcaggtttagaactggcacgagaaCTTCATATTAATCAGATTGTAATCAAGAGCGATTCGCAGCTCGTG GTTGCGCTAATAGCAAGAGATAAAAATGTTGAGGCGGATGccttagctaatctcgcatctgcagcagacgtggcaagcaatgaaaatgcttctgtaatacatttgtttcattccgtgatcgatccagataaaaatgag AATGGTATCGTTCCTGAAGACAAGAGGAAAGCTCACGCGCTTCGAAAAAAAGCTGCTAGATAttgcttaaagcaaggcaatctttatcggAAAATGTTCGgcggtcccttagcaagatgcctcggaccttctcaTACAGAATACgtgatgagagaaatacacgaggggcattgtgggaatcacgcaggaggaagatcactg AGCCGAAGCTTTAATTCCAACAGAGATAAGAGAGCCAAGTACAAGATTTACACAAGCGTCAGAAGAGTTAATAACGAAGAAATGCGCATAAATCTTGatctacttgaaggaaaaagggaagctgcactaataagaatgacagcacaaaagcaggtcatagaacgatactacaaccgaaaagcacgcctaagattcttcaaaattggggatttcatgctcaaaaaggtttttcaatctatgAAGGCAGCTAATgcagggaaattaagtccaacatgggaaggaccctataggaTTCATGATATTACAGctaaaggagcatacgagttggaaacaatggatggcaagatactaccttcacattggaatgttgttcacctcaagagatattatttctaa